Within Flavobacterium pisciphilum, the genomic segment AATGGTTTAACAGGTAATTTTAATATTTATGCTGGTAAACCTGAAGATTATACGAAAAGTGACATTTATTTCAAAAACAAACCGAATGCTACATTTTGGGACAATGTAAAATTCGAAAATTCAAGAGCCAATTTTAGTGTTGAAGAATACAAACGCCCAAAATTTAAAGTAGATTTCGAACCTAAGAAAGAAAGCTTTCAAGTCAATCAGTCCATCAAAATAAATGGAAATGCCAAGGCATTTGCTGGAAGTACCATTTCTGACGCAAAAGTAACCTATACTGTTAATCGACTCACAAGTTATTTTAGAAATTATCATGAACAAGAACAAAACGAAACTATCACTAGCGGTGAAACTAAAACTGATGCTTCGGGAAAATTTATAATTGAATTTATTGCACAGCCTTCTAAAAATGTAATAAAAGAACAACTACCTATTTTTGATTACAAAATAACTGCTAATGTTACAGATATTAATGGAGAGACACATACATCTGAAACAACTGTTAAAGTAGGTTATCATGATTTAATAATTGATGCAATTATTGCTAGTCAAATTGAAACAAAAAATAAAAACAAAATTACACTTACAAGCACAAACTTAAATGGAGAGTTTTTAGCCGCTAAAGGAGAAATTAAAATATACTTCGTAAGTCCGCTTTTAAACAAATTCAAAACAGCAGTTTGGCCAAAACCAGAAATTGAGACCATTTCAACATTAGATTTTGAAAAGTTATTCCCTTTTGAAATCCGCGAAATTAAGACAACCAACAAACCAAATGAAGCTCTACTATTTTCAAAAAAAATAGATACACAAAAAGACAAAGAAGTAGCACTTGATTTTATTTCAAATTACAAATCAGGAAACTACAAAATTATTTTTTCTGCTAAGGATACTTTTAATAATCCAATAGAATCTATTTCAACTTTTGAAATCAAACAAAGCAAAGACAAATTCAATCCGAGTAAATTATTTACGACTGAACAAATTAATACAGACCCCAAAAAAGATGGTTTTGTACAAGTCAAACTCAATACTGTAATTCCTGATTTATATATCACTACAAGCGGAAACTATGAAAATCAAAAATATTTTGAAAACACTTATCATTTACAAAACAACGAAGTAATAATTAGAATTCCATTAAAAAAAGAATTCGAAAAATCGATTCGTTTAAGTTTTGAAAGTATTTTTGACAATGAAATTTTTAACGATGAGATAGATGTAGCATTAAAAACAGATGAATCTAAATTAGAATGGATTATCGAAAGTTTTAGAAACAAAATCGAACCTGGAAGCAATGAAAAATGGTCTTTTAATCTAAAATCAATTAATACTAAAAACGAAGCAGAAGTATTGGCTTCGATGTACGACAGTTCATTAGATCAATTTACTAAAAGAGATTGGAATACTTTAAATTTAAACAAATATTATTATAACAGATCTAATTTTAAATCTAGTTTAGGTTTTGAAAAAATATATTCTTCGCTAGAAGATTTGAATCCCTCTTCATACTTTGGAGGCTTTCAAAAAGAAGAAACGAAATTAGACTGGTTTGGATTTAATATTAATAATAGTAGCTATTACGATTCTATTGACGGGATTGTTATTATTAACATTAAAGATAAAAAAGTTGGTAGCGAAAACATAAAAGGAGACCCAGATGCTGTACTAGCTATTGAGTCTGATAACAATATATCATTCGTAAAATCTCCTCCTCCCCCTAAAGTAGATCAAGTAAAATTTATAAAACCTGTTCTTGCAAAAGCAGATGAATCTGTTAACGAAGAATCCTATTACCAAACTAATAAAGTAAGGTTTATTCCTGGAAAAAAAATTATAAGTGGTCTAACTTCTATGGTAGTAAATACATCCACATTATATATAATTGATGGGGAAATATCATCTGAAGATAATTTTAAAAAAATAAATCCTGAAAATCTTCTTGACATAGATTATTTAACTGCAGACAAAGCAAAAGTGCTTTACGGAAGCAAAGGTGCAAATGGAGCAATAATTATTACAACAAAAAAAGCATTAGAAGCTTTAACACAAGTAAAAGCAAGAAAAAATTTATCGGAAACTGCTTTCTTTTACCCTAATTTAAAAACCGATGCAAACGGAAAAGTAAGTTTCAATTTTACTTCTCCAGAAGCTTTAACTGCTTGGAAACTTCGTTTATTGGCGCATAATAAAGATGCAGTTTCAGGCTATTTAGAGAAAAGTGTTGTAACTCAAAAAGAGTTAATGGTTTTACCGAATTTTCCACGTTTCTTTAGAGAGAAAGATACGATTGTTATCAGCACTAAAATTTCGAATATTACGGATAAAGCCAAAACTGGAATAGCTATTTTACAGTTTTTTGACGCTACAACTATGCAACCAATTGATGCTAAAATGTTGAATTCTAAAAACGTTAAAAACTTTACTGTTGGTGCTTTTGGAAATACAACTGCAACATGGACAATTACAATTCCTGAAGGCTTACAAGCCGTTCAATATAAAATCCTTGCCAAATCAGGCAACTTCTCTGATGGTGAAGAAAACATTCTTCCAGTTCTCACCAATACTATGTTGGTTACAGAGAGTATTCCGATTTGGGTTCGTGAAAACGCTAAGAAAGAATATACTTTTGAGAATCTAAAAAACAACAATTCAACAACTTTAAGAAATCATCAGTTTACTCTAGAATACACTTCTAATCCTTCTTGGATCGCAATTCAGTCTCTTCCTTATTTAATGGAATATGAACATGAATGTGCCGAACAGACTTTTGCTCGTTTTTATGCAAATGCTTTAGCATCTGAGATTATTTCGAGCAATCCAAAAATAGCAACTGTATTTGAAGATTGGAGAAAAAATGGAAAACTAAAATCTAAATTGGAAGAAAATGAAGAATTAAAATCAATAATTCTTGCTGAAACACCTTGGTTAAATGATGCACAAAGTGAAGATGAAAAGAAAAAAAACCTTGCTCTTTTATTCGACTTAGAAAAAATGAAAGCCTCACAAGAAAATACTTTTCAAAAACTAAAACAAAAACAAAAAGCCTCAGGAGGGTTTTCTTGGTTTGACGGAAGTGATGAAAACGATTATATCACAAGACATATTTTGGCTGGCCTGGGTCATTTATCTAAATTGAATAAAACGGAAGACAACCTTTCGAAAATCGATGAAATTTCAAAAACAGGAATTCCATATCTAGATCAAAAGTTTTTAAATTATTATAAAACGAGACCCAAAGACTTAAAAACTACAGATAAATTAATATGGATTAATCCAAACTCTGATTTGCATTATCTATATACTAGAAGTTTTTATTTAGATAAATATCCCCTTTCGGATACTTTGAAAAAAGCTACTCAATTATATCTTGAAACCGCAAAAAAAGACTGGTTAACGTATTCGCTATACGAAAAAGGATTAGCTGCTCTAACCCTTAGTCGTTTTGGAGAAAAAGATGCCGCAAAAACAATTCTTATAAGCTTAAAAGAAACTTCTTCGAATAATGAAGACTGGGGAATGTATTGGATTGCTAATAAATCGGGGTGGTATTGGTATCAAGCTCCAATAGAAACACAAGCTTTATTGATCGAAGCTTTCGCTGAAATAAATAACGATACCAAATCTGTCGACGCAATGAAAGTTTGGCTCTTAAAAAACAAACAGACTAAAAACTGGCCAACGACAAAATCTACTACCGAAGCTGTTTATGCGCTATTAATGCAAGGAACAGATTGGTTGAGCGTAAAAGACAATACTGTTATCAAATTGGGTAATGAAAAAATCTTAACCAAAAAACTATCTGATAGTGAAAAAGAAGCTGAAACTGGTTATATCAAACTAAACTGGAAAGCTGATGAAGTTAAAAAAGAAATGAGTTCTATTGTAATAGAAAACAAATCAAAGGTTCCTGGTTTCGGTGGTGTATACTGGCAATATTTTGAAGATTTAGATAAAATCAAAAATAATTCTGAGGCTGTTCTGTCTGTTTCAAAAGAATTATACCTTAAAAGAAGCACTTTGAAAGGAAATGAATTAGAGAAAATAACTTCAAATAATCCATTGAAAATTGAAGATCTAGTAACTGTACGTCTAATTATTACTTCTAAAGAAGACTCCGAATTTGTACATTTAAAAGATATGCGAGCTTCTTGTTTTGAACCTGTAAATGTTCTTTCTGAATACCAATACAAAGACCGATTAGGTTATTATATGAGTACAAAAGATGCTGCAACACATTTCTTCTTTGATGAAATAAGCAAAGGAACTTATGTTATAGAATATGATATTCGTGTAAATAACAGTGGTGAATTCTCAAACGGAATTTCAACCATCCAAAGTATGTATGCTCCAGAATACTCAAGTCACACTAAAGGAATTCGAGTAAAAGTTAAATAACACAAACTCTATTAAACAAAAAACCCAACAAGTTTTTTTAACTTGTCGGGTTTAATTTTATAATAAAAACCGAATTACTTCACGATTGTCATTTCATCAACAATGTGTTTTGCTCCAGCATATTTATCGATAATCCAAAGTACATAACGAATATCAACATTGATAGTTCTTTGTAATTTAGGATCAAAAATAACATCTCCTGCCATTGCTTCAATATTTCCATCAAAAGCAACACCGATTAATTCACCTTTTCCATTAATTACTGGTGAACCTGAGTTTCCACCTGTGATATCATTATCTGTTAAGAAATTCACTGGCATGTATCCTGCTTTATCAGCATATTGACCAAAGTCTTTTGCTCTATTTAATTCTAATAATCTAGCTGGTAAGTCAAATTCTTGATCTCCTGCTTTATACTTTTTAACCATTCCAGTCATTGTAGTATAGTTATTAGTTTTAGCATCATTTCTTTTGTCTTCTGGCAAAGCACGAACTTTACCATAAGTCAATCTCAAAGTTGAATTTGCATCTGGATATTTAATAGAATTTAATTTAGATACTCTTAAACCTTCTACCAATTCGCGGTAAGCAATTGCAAAACTGTCATCCGCTCTTAATTGTCCTTCACTTTTTGTACGGTATTTAGTTAGCAAATCATTAGAGATAATATACAATGGATCGTGTACAATTGCTAATGGTTTTGGATCAGCCATAAATGCTAATACTTTTTCTTTAGATGTAAAATAACTTATTTCAGTTGCTTTTGCAACATCTGCAGTAAAGTCTCCATTATTCTCTGATTTCATTTTAGCTATTTGTGGAGCTAAACCATACTCAGCAGCTTTAGAAGCGTATAAATTCAATTGAGCAGTTAACACATCTTTCTCAAGTGGCGCATAAAATTCACCATAAATACTTTCGATTAAAGCGTTAATCTTAGGTAACATTTCTGTTTTCTTAGCATCATTCGCATTATAGTAAGCAATTAAAGCATTTCCTAAATTTGCAGGTCCTGTTGCATAACTTGAAGTACGCAAAAGTTGTGTTAAGTAATTATCGTGAGTCGCTTTTAAATTCGTTTCTCTGTAATACCCATTAATAGTTGGAATTACATTTTCATACTTCTCTTTATTCTCAGGTTTAGTTGCCCATTCGTAGAACTTATCTTCTTGTTCTGCTTTGGTAGCTACTGTTCCTGCTTTAGTTAAAGCATCAATCATACCTTGACGGTTTTTCCAGTAATTTGCTGTAGAAGCATATTTAGACGCATATTGCAAACGAACTGTTGCATCTTTATCCATATACTTTTTCATTTGGTCCATTCCAGTTTTTGCACCTTCAACCCAAGCAGGATAAGCATATTTTATATTTTGCTCAATTCCACCTGCTGGCATCCAACGGTTTGTTCTTCCTGGATATCCCAAGATCATAGCAAAATCATTCTCTTTAACTCCTTTTAAGCTTACTGGCAAATAGTGCTTTGGCTGTAAAGGCACGTTGTCTTTAGAATATTCAGCTGGATTTCCATTTTTATCAGCATATACTCTGAACATTGAGAAATCTCCAGTATGACGTGGCCATTCCCAGTTGTCAGTATCTCCTCCAAATTTACCAACACTTTCTGGTGGTGTACCCACTAAACGCACATCTGTATAATCTTGATATACGAAATAGTAGTATTCATTTCCTTGAAAGAAAGGACGAACTGAAACTGTATATTTTCCACCTTCGTTATTTTCTTTCTCAATCAAAGCCATTTCTTGCTGAATCGCTTTGTTTCTTTCAGCTTCAGTCATTTTATCATTTACTTTTGATAAAATTCTTTTAGAAACATCATCCATGCGTACGAAGAAACGAACATATAACGATTTTGGTTTCATTTCGGCACTTTTATCTTTTGCCCAAAAACCATTTTTTAAATAATTCTGCTCTTCACTAGAAAGTTCTGCGATAGCATCGTAACCACAGTGATGATTTGTTAAAACTAAACCACTTTTAGAAACCATTTCAGCAGTACATCCTCCGTTAAACTGAACTATAGCATCTTTCAAACTATGATTATTGATACTATAGATCTCTTCAGCAGTAAGTTGTAAGCCCATCTTCTGCATATCTCTATGGTTCAATCTCTCGATAAACATCAAGAACCACATTCCTTCATCTGCTCTCACAGGAAAAGCCATAAGGCACATTGTCAAAAATAAAATTATTTTTTTCATAGGTATTAAATATTTTTAGTTCTGCGAATATAGTGCATTTTCACAATTAAACGTCTAAGTAGAATCCCCTAATTAAACATATCGGCAAAATTTCACCTAATATTTATGAATTTCTCACATTCAAAAACAAATCTATCTAAGAGAATATAATTTATTTCATAAATAAATATGTAATAAATAATTTACTAAATATTTACAATACATAATTAATTTCTTATGAAAAAAATTATACTTTTGCATAAATTAAATTACACTCACATGAAAAAATTATTACTATGTATCGCTTTAGTTGTTTCTACAATGGCTACTGCACAAAAAGGCTCAATTCTTGTAGGAGGAAATGTTGAATATTCTTCAGACAAAATTGGTGATGTTAAAAACGAATCATTTGATTTCTCACCAACATTCGGTTACCAGTTTTCAGAAAACTGGACTGCAGGGGTAAATGCTACTGTTGGTAGTTTACATAAAGAAGACTCTAATTCTAATAATCAAAAAATAGGTGGATTTGTTCGTTACTCTAGACCTCTTAGCGAAACATTTGCTGTTTTTGCAGATATGGGATCAGGTTACCAACAAAACTCTATAAATGACGCAAAAGGTATGTATGCTTACATCACACCAGCTTTATTTATAAACATGAAAAAAGGTTTTGGCTTAAACTTTTCTATCGGTGGAATCAACTACGATAACATAGATGGTAAAAATGATTTAAGACAAGAACGTATTAGATTCAATTTTGGAAAAACATTAAACATTGGTATTTCTAAAAACTTTAGTTTGTAAGAATCCATTCTTTATTGAAACAAAAAAACCACCAATTGGTGGTTTTTTTGTTTATGTATAATAGTCAATTCAGACATTAATCATTCAACATTTTCCACAATTTATCTTTTAGCTCTGATAAGCCTTGTTGAGCTACAGATGAAATAAACATATAAGGAGTATCTTTAAAAGCAACATCAAGCTCTACTTTAAGCTCTGCTTTAAGCTCATCATCTAGCATATCACATTTAGATATCACTAATAGACGTTCTTTATCTAACATTTCAGGATTGTACTTAGTCAATTCATTTACCAAAATATCATATTCTCCTTTGATGTCTGGCGTATCTACTGGAACAAGAAATAACAAAGTTGAGTTACGTTCTATATGACGCAAGAAATAATGACCTAATCCCTTCCCTTCAGCTGCTCCTTCAATAATACCCGGAATATCAGCAATTACAAAAGATTGAAAATCTCTATAAGCAACAATCCCTAAATTCGGTTTTAATGTTGTAAACGGATAATCTGCAATTTTAGGCTTAGCCGATGTCAAAACTGACAATAACGTAGACTTACCTGCATTTGGAAAACCAACTAAACCAACATCAGCAAGGACTTTTAACTCTAAGATCACGTCCATTTCTACTCCTGGCAAACCTGGTTGTGCGTATCTTGGTGTTTGATTTGTTGAACTTCTAAAATGCCAGTTCCCTAAACCTCCTTTTCCTCCTCTAGAAAGAATTTGTTTTTCACCGTCTTCTGTAATTTCAAATAGAACTTCTCCAGTTTCTTTATCTTTTACAACTGTTCCTAATGGTACTTCAATATACTTATCATCACCATCAGCTCCTGTACTTCTATCTCCACCACCGTCTCCACCGTGTCCTGCTTTAATGTGACGAGCAAATTTTAAATGAAATAAAGTCCAAAGTCCTTTATTCCCAACCAAGAAAACATGACCTCCACGTCCACCATCTCCACCATCTGGACCACCTTTTTCAATAAATTTTTCTCTATGTAAATGCGTAGAACCTTTCCCTCCTTTACCGGAAGAAACAAATATTTTAACGTAATCTACAAAATTTCCCTCTGTCATAATTCTCTGTATTCAGTCGAAATCTCATTTTTCAGTGCAAACTGCCTCCAAAAAACAAGACTAGGAACTATTTTATTTTTAATCTTTTAATGCTTTTATTAATACTTTATCAATCTTAACGCCATCCATATCGATGACTTCCAACTCAAATTTTTGCCAAATTAACTTTTCTCCTTCTTTAGGAATTCGTGATAATTCAGTCATAATCAAACCGCTTACCGTTGTAACCTCATAATCATTGATTAACTCATCTAACTCAAAGTAAGTTAAAAAATCATGCAATGAATAATGTCCATCTACCAACCAGCTTCCATCTTCTCTTTCTATTAACTGAAATTCATCTTTATAAAAATCAGCTGCATCTCCTACAAGAGCCTCCAAAATATCATTTAATGTTATAATCCCTTGAAAGACTCCATATTCATCAGAAACGAAAGCATAGTGTATACCTGTTTTCTTAAAGTTTTCTAATGCTTTGTATGCTGTAGTTTGCTCCATTATAAAAGGCGCATCTGTCATGATTGAAGCCAAACTAAAATCATCCTTTTCTATATTAGCAAAGATTGTTTTCAAATTAACAACTCCTGAAATATCATCATAATTCTCTTTATAGACAGGATAAATGGAGTGTAAATCTTCTAATATCAATTCTTTTACACGCTGTTTATCTGAATCTAATGGCAAGAAAACTACTGATTTTCTATGTGTCATTAACGAATTCACCTTTCTATCTCCAATATGAAAAACACGCTCTACAATATCTTGTTCTATCTCTTGTACTTCACCACCCTCAGTACCTTCTTTTATGATAGCCTTAATTTCTTCCTCGGTTACCTTACCATCAGCAGTGGGTTTAATTTGCAAAACATTCAATAAAAAATCTGTCGAATTAGTCAACAACCAAATAAATGGAGCTGTAATAATCGAAATAATCTTCATAGGCAACGCCACAGCTTTAGCTATAGACTCTGGATGATTCAAACCAATTCTTTTAGGCAACAATTCACCTAAAACAAGAGAAAAGAAAGTCAAAACTACAACTACAATCCCAACAGCAACAGAGTGCGCATAAGGTTGTAAAGCTGCAAACTTGCTCACAAAACTCTCAACATCCATCGTGATTTTATCACCACTATAAATACCTGTTAAAATCCCGATTAAAGTAATTCCGATTTGAACTGTCGATAAAAACTTATTCGGTGAGTTTGCCAAATCAAGAGCGATTCTAGCGCTTTTATTCCCTTTTTTGGCGGCGGTTTCTAATCTATTCTTCCTAGCCGAAATCAATGCGATTTCCGACATAGAGAAAACCCCATTTAAAATTATTAGAAAAAATATTATTAGTATTTCCATTTTTAGATTTAAACATTTAAAGTTTAAGGCCTAAAAATTAGCCTAAATAATGAATACTTAGGCACATTTTAAACCTTAAACTTTAAACAATTTTTTGTATTACAAATTATCAATTACATTAGTTAAACGCTCGGTTATCTCTTGTATAGTTCCGATTCCGTTTACTGCGTAAAATTTATTTTGCTCCTTATAATATCCAATTAATGGAGCTGTTTTTTCATTGTATTCTTGATATCTAACACGAATTTTTTCTTCGTCCTGATCATCAGCTCTACCGCTTGTTTTCCCTCTTTCTAATAAACGCGCTACTAGAATTTCATCATCAGCCTCTAAAGCAATTGTTGCTGTAACACTTGTACCAATAGTTGGCAAAAACTTATCTAATGCTGCTGCCTGATCTAATGTTCTTGGATAACCATCAAACAAGAATCCTGCTGTATCTGGGTGTTTTTTCACTTCATCAATTAACATAGCTGTAGTTACTTCACATGGCACTAATTCTCCATTATCCATAAAAACTCTAGCTTTCTTACCTAAATCTGTATCGTTTTTCAAATTAAAACGAAAGATATCTCCAGTTGAAAGATGCGTTAATTTATACTTTTCTTTTAAAAATTCTGCCTGAGTTCCTTTTCCTGCACCAGGTTTTCCAAATAAAACAATATTAATCATAGTTTGTGTGTTGTGTCGTACTTCCTTAATATATCAAAGAAGTTTAAAGTGAATAGCTAATTTATAATTCTTTGGTTTTGGTTCTAAATTTATTCTGCCAATTTGTATACCTCACACAAATTTCTTCCTAAACCATCGTAGTCTAAACCGTAACCAACAATAAATTTATTTGGAATTCGAATTCCGATATAATCAATTTTAACGTCTTTTTTATACGCCTCAGGCTTAAAGAACAAAGTAGCTATTTTTAAATGCTTAACATTTTGTTTTTTAAACATTTCTTTAAGTTCAACTACAGTATTCCCTGTGTCAACAATATCTTCAATAATAACCACTGATCTTCCAGTTAAATCTTGATTTAACCCTATCAGTTCCTTAACATCATTAGATGTTTCTGTCCCTTCGTATGAAGCCATTTTTATAAATGAAACCTCGCAGTGTTTTTTATATTTTTTTAAAAAATCCGCAACAACCATAAAAGAGCCATTAAGCACACCGATAAAAATTGGAATTTCATCTCCAAAATCATCTTGTACCTGAGCCACCATTTTAGTAATTGCAAAATCGATTTCTTTAGCCGAAATAAACGGAACAAATTGTTTATCGTGAAGTTGTATCATTATTTTTTACATTTAAAATAATGCGCAAAGATACAGAATTCGAGTTTTAGAATCGAAAATTGACTCTAAATTTGTATTTTTAAATCAAAAAAAAAATCAATGCCCTCTGAATTACAAAAAAACCTTGATTATGTAAGTGCTTACAGGGAAAACAGACTTAAAGGCGCGCAAAATGTTTTGGAAAATCCTGATTGTTTTCCGGAATTAATTACAATTTGTTTTAATATTTCTGACAAAAACACTCACAAAGCCTGTTGGATTTTAGAATTTGTATCTTATGAAAAGCTAGAATGGCTACAACCTCATCTTGATTTTTTTTGTTCAAATCTTAAACATTTAAAAGACGAAAGCGCTATAAGACCCATTGCAAAAATCTGCCAACTTCTAGTCACAGCCCATTATAAAAAATCAGAAACAAACATCATTCTTTCGGAAACTCAGCTTCAAGATATTATAGAAACTAGTTTTGATTGGTTAATTACCGATACCAAAGTTGCAGCAAAAGCCTACTCCATTCGTACCTTATATATATTGGGCAAACATTACGACTGGATTCATCCCGAGTTACAAATCATACTAACTAAGGATTATGCAAATCATACTGCTGCTTATAAAGCAGTTGCCCGAGAAATTCTCAAGAAAATAAAATAGCATTTTCCTATTCAATCATTATAAAGTATCTTTGCGCATAACAAACACACAACAATGAATTATTTTTCTTCTGATTTTAAATTAGGAATATTAGGCGGTGGACAATTAGGCAAAATGCTTCTTTTTGACACGCGAAAATTTGACATACAAACCTATGTTTTAGACCCAAGCGATGAAGCACCAAGCAAAATTGCCTGCAATAAATTCTTTCAAGGGGATTTAATGGACTTTGAAACTGTTTACAATTTCGGAAAACAAGTAGATGTTTTAACTTTCGAAATCGAACTTGTAAACCTCGAAGCACTTGAAAAATTAGAAAACGAAGGTGTAAAAGTATACCCTTCACCAAAAACCTTAAGAGGAATTCAGAATAAAGGAATCCAAAAAGATTTTTACACTAAAAATAATATCCCAACAGCACCTTTTGAAAGATATGAAAATCTAGAAAGCCTAAAATCTAATACTCAAAATCTTAAGTTCCCATTTGTTTGGAAATGTACCGAATTTGGATACGATGGAAATGGTGTAAAAGTAATTCGTCAAATTTCAGATTTAGATAATTTACCTAATGTAGAATGTATTGCAGAGACAATGGTTCCATTCAAAAATGAACTAGCAGTTATTGTTTGTCGCAATCCATCAGGAGAAATAAAAACATATCCGGTTGTTGAAATGGAATTTCATCCTGAAGCAAACCAAGTTGAGTATGTAATTTGTCCAGCTAGAATAGATGAGAAAGTAGCACAAAAAGCAAGAGCAATTGCGCTTAATGTTTCGGAGAAATTCAATCACGTAGGATTATTAGCCGTTGAAATGTTCCAAACTCAAGATGATGAAATCTTGGTAAACGAGGTTGCTCCTCGCCCACACAATTCAGGACATTATTCTATCGAAGCAAGTTATACTTCACAATTCGAAAACCATTTACGTGCTATATTGAATCTTCCTTTAGGAAATACAGATAGCAAAGTTGCAGGAGTTATGGTTAACTTAGTTGGAGCCGAAGGGTTTTCTGGCGATGTAGTTTACCAAAATATCCAAACTGTTTTAGGATGGAATGGTGTTACGCCACATATATATGGTAAAAAACAAACTCGTCCGTTTCGCAAAATGGGTCACGTTACAATTGTAAACGAAGACATGAACGAAGCAAGACGAATTGCTGAGGATGTAAAGAATACTCTTAAAGTGATTAGCATTTAAGTAACAGTTTTCAGTCGCAGTTTTCAACTTCAATGTGAAGCTTGAAACATTAAACTTGAAACAAAATATAACAGTCGTAGTTTTAAGTCGTGACAATACAACTTGAAACATTAAACTTGAAACAAAATAAAACATGAGCAAAGTAGCCGTAATAATGGGAAGCATCTCAGACATGCCAGTAATGCAAGATGCCATCGATATATTAAAAGGATTTGATATCGCTGTAGAAGTAGATATTGTTTCTGCACACCGAACACCAGAGAAACTAGTTGATTTTAGTAAAAACGCTCACCTAAATGGTATTTCAGTAATTATCGCTGGGGCTGGTGGAGCTGCGCATTTACCAGGAATGGTTGCATCTATGTCACCTTTACCAGTAATTGGAGTTCCTGTAAAATCAAGTAATTCAATCGATGGTTGGGATAGTGTTTTATCTATTCTACAAATGCCAGGTGGAGTTCCTGTTGCAACAGTAGC encodes:
- a CDS encoding outer membrane beta-barrel protein; its protein translation is MKKLLLCIALVVSTMATAQKGSILVGGNVEYSSDKIGDVKNESFDFSPTFGYQFSENWTAGVNATVGSLHKEDSNSNNQKIGGFVRYSRPLSETFAVFADMGSGYQQNSINDAKGMYAYITPALFINMKKGFGLNFSIGGINYDNIDGKNDLRQERIRFNFGKTLNIGISKNFSL
- the hpt gene encoding hypoxanthine phosphoribosyltransferase, whose product is MIQLHDKQFVPFISAKEIDFAITKMVAQVQDDFGDEIPIFIGVLNGSFMVVADFLKKYKKHCEVSFIKMASYEGTETSNDVKELIGLNQDLTGRSVVIIEDIVDTGNTVVELKEMFKKQNVKHLKIATLFFKPEAYKKDVKIDYIGIRIPNKFIVGYGLDYDGLGRNLCEVYKLAE
- a CDS encoding hemolysin family protein, encoding MEILIIFFLIILNGVFSMSEIALISARKNRLETAAKKGNKSARIALDLANSPNKFLSTVQIGITLIGILTGIYSGDKITMDVESFVSKFAALQPYAHSVAVGIVVVVLTFFSLVLGELLPKRIGLNHPESIAKAVALPMKIISIITAPFIWLLTNSTDFLLNVLQIKPTADGKVTEEEIKAIIKEGTEGGEVQEIEQDIVERVFHIGDRKVNSLMTHRKSVVFLPLDSDKQRVKELILEDLHSIYPVYKENYDDISGVVNLKTIFANIEKDDFSLASIMTDAPFIMEQTTAYKALENFKKTGIHYAFVSDEYGVFQGIITLNDILEALVGDAADFYKDEFQLIEREDGSWLVDGHYSLHDFLTYFELDELINDYEVTTVSGLIMTELSRIPKEGEKLIWQKFELEVIDMDGVKIDKVLIKALKD
- a CDS encoding adenylate kinase — protein: MINIVLFGKPGAGKGTQAEFLKEKYKLTHLSTGDIFRFNLKNDTDLGKKARVFMDNGELVPCEVTTAMLIDEVKKHPDTAGFLFDGYPRTLDQAAALDKFLPTIGTSVTATIALEADDEILVARLLERGKTSGRADDQDEEKIRVRYQEYNEKTAPLIGYYKEQNKFYAVNGIGTIQEITERLTNVIDNL
- the obgE gene encoding GTPase ObgE; this translates as MTEGNFVDYVKIFVSSGKGGKGSTHLHREKFIEKGGPDGGDGGRGGHVFLVGNKGLWTLFHLKFARHIKAGHGGDGGGDRSTGADGDDKYIEVPLGTVVKDKETGEVLFEITEDGEKQILSRGGKGGLGNWHFRSSTNQTPRYAQPGLPGVEMDVILELKVLADVGLVGFPNAGKSTLLSVLTSAKPKIADYPFTTLKPNLGIVAYRDFQSFVIADIPGIIEGAAEGKGLGHYFLRHIERNSTLLFLVPVDTPDIKGEYDILVNELTKYNPEMLDKERLLVISKCDMLDDELKAELKVELDVAFKDTPYMFISSVAQQGLSELKDKLWKMLND
- a CDS encoding S46 family peptidase, which produces MKKIILFLTMCLMAFPVRADEGMWFLMFIERLNHRDMQKMGLQLTAEEIYSINNHSLKDAIVQFNGGCTAEMVSKSGLVLTNHHCGYDAIAELSSEEQNYLKNGFWAKDKSAEMKPKSLYVRFFVRMDDVSKRILSKVNDKMTEAERNKAIQQEMALIEKENNEGGKYTVSVRPFFQGNEYYYFVYQDYTDVRLVGTPPESVGKFGGDTDNWEWPRHTGDFSMFRVYADKNGNPAEYSKDNVPLQPKHYLPVSLKGVKENDFAMILGYPGRTNRWMPAGGIEQNIKYAYPAWVEGAKTGMDQMKKYMDKDATVRLQYASKYASTANYWKNRQGMIDALTKAGTVATKAEQEDKFYEWATKPENKEKYENVIPTINGYYRETNLKATHDNYLTQLLRTSSYATGPANLGNALIAYYNANDAKKTEMLPKINALIESIYGEFYAPLEKDVLTAQLNLYASKAAEYGLAPQIAKMKSENNGDFTADVAKATEISYFTSKEKVLAFMADPKPLAIVHDPLYIISNDLLTKYRTKSEGQLRADDSFAIAYRELVEGLRVSKLNSIKYPDANSTLRLTYGKVRALPEDKRNDAKTNNYTTMTGMVKKYKAGDQEFDLPARLLELNRAKDFGQYADKAGYMPVNFLTDNDITGGNSGSPVINGKGELIGVAFDGNIEAMAGDVIFDPKLQRTINVDIRYVLWIIDKYAGAKHIVDEMTIVK